The Geobacter metallireducens GS-15 region CGAGGCGTGGGCTTCTATCAAGAGCTTTCGGCCCAAGGATGGACCAAAGCCTCCAGTGGGTCGTAACACGGAGCGTGATTTCCACGGCGAAAAGCTCAAAAACGACACCCATGCCTCCACCACCGATCCGGATGCGCGGATTGCCAGGAGAAGCTCGGGCAAAGAGGCGAAGCTCAGTTACCACGGGCACGCTCTCATGGAGAACCGCAACGGGATCATCGTCGATGCCAGAATCACCCACGCAACCGGTACCGCTGAGCGGGATACCGCAGTCGAGATGATCGCAGACGTCGCCGGTAACAAGCGGATCACCATGGGCGGCGACAAGGGCTACGACACCAAAGAGTGCGTCAAAGATCTGCGAGCACTCAAGGTAACCCCTCACATTGCTCAGAACACCGCTAACCGCCGCTCAGCCATCGATGGCAGGACTACCCGCCACGAAGGCTACAAAACCAGCCTGAGGATTCGCAAGCGGATCGAAGAGGCCTTCGGCTGGCTCAAGACTGTCGGCAATCTCCGCAAGACCCGGCATCGGGGAATAGCGAAAGTCGACTGGTACTTC contains the following coding sequences:
- a CDS encoding IS5-like element ISGme1 family transposase, with amino-acid sequence MRGAETKTEALFCYLSPESYVPKDHPLRSIRAMVDKALAELSPQFEAMYSHTGRPSIPPEQLLKALLLQALYTIRSNRLLVEQISYSILFRWFVGLALDEKVWDHSSFSTNLERLIDTDVARLLLAKVVEQARRAKLLSDEHFSVDGTLIEAWASIKSFRPKDGPKPPVGRNTERDFHGEKLKNDTHASTTDPDARIARRSSGKEAKLSYHGHALMENRNGIIVDARITHATGTAERDTAVEMIADVAGNKRITMGGDKGYDTKECVKDLRALKVTPHIAQNTANRRSAIDGRTTRHEGYKTSLRIRKRIEEAFGWLKTVGNLRKTRHRGIAKVDWYFTMAIAAYNLVRLRNLGTKTA